DNA sequence from the Macrobrachium nipponense isolate FS-2020 chromosome 3, ASM1510439v2, whole genome shotgun sequence genome:
ttttattgtaattccatccgtattctctttcttccacctcgctatccaccctctcctgacaactgTTGTTACATAGTGCAAcagcgacgttttcctcctgttacacctttcagacctttctacctGACCTCTCATGTCCCAGCGTTAcacctttagcctaaattctgtattccatctattccattccattacttTTTTCGCCAACAATAACTTTAATTCGTTATTTCTGTCTGTTCGAAGAAGCGTCTGCTATTCGGATCCAAAATATACACccaatattatatttcttcttccCTGGTTTTCCCCTTTAATGTATATTGCAGCGGCGACTTTCATTTGACGTTTTACAAGAACATCTTATCCCCAAGAAATCAACTAAAACTGATGGGCAACCGCCAACCGCACCcagccaccccaccccccccccccccccccccccccccccccccccaacatcccccaTGACCAACAAGGTAGGGACGCCCCCTCCTGCTCTCACAGAGATACCTTCACTGACTCACATCAAGCGAAGGCAccgaacccccaccccccaccccctcgtcCCTAGCGCAGTTTGTATGTTTGTGCAGCTGATAAGAAAGAGCCACCAGTCAGCCATACGAAGCTTCCCACATTTCTCCAGTAGATCGTATTTTTTCTTCCACTGATTTCAAAGGCAGAAAAGGCGATCTTTTACTAGAAGGTCTAAAAGCTTCCCGAAGAAGATATCATTCAATAGGATGAAACTGATTACTTCTCCATAGAATTTCACAAATtataaaactcaaaatattaataagaggaAGGGACAGGACGTCCAGGACGAAATAAAAAGTATCAAGGCCCACGAGCTTTGAATAATCCGCTTTCTTTCCAGCTGGTTAGTTTACCTTGTTTCTTAAATGAGATTTGATGTTGAGTCGAGGAGAAGCGACACAAGATTTGACCTGTTTCTTGATTCTTTTCCATCTTGTCACTCAAAGTACCCTTTGAGAACCTTTATGTGCCAAGGGAAGTACTGcataagaaaatagatataaggagAAGACCAGgatgaaaagtaatgaaacaaGGATAGGCACGTCCATACAGTCATAATGGTCTATCATCCTTTAAAGGGGAACTTAtggttgcattttagctgtttcatatgtagtattattctatttaaaTATCCCAgttgaaaaaagttttttgaaagagacgttttcttattttttacaactaaTTTTCTATTGCACTATGGGCGCCACCATTTtgtgtggctcatctgttatgcgtgacgtcatgtAGCGGTTGGCTCAAACAGGCCGAACTATTGTATTTGTctgctgaaaatatatgattgaaatggtaaataaagaagtagcctgaAGTATGCCTTGTAGGCATATacagccctaaattctaaaaccccatTAATCAAACTAGGACTAAGTGAAGGCCCTCATCAATtcgtggacacacacacacacactcacacgtttagaaaactgccgttctCACCATCACACTACGCACATGGcaattgacaagaataaatttcaattcaaatgcatacaagtcggtaccgtggtctgttcagagggaaattaagttcccaaatcatattatataaataaatttcatagtcATACCTAATGTCATATTTTAAATCTCttggcaagaaatggtccgaACAGACAATGGTTTGCGTCGTAGGTTGAAAGATTTTATGTTGATATCCTCCCTTCGAAGATCCATCAGTGAGCAGCTTGATTTCTCTCTGACGGAATCCTGTGGAATAAtatgccttttggacacttgccagaagtattggcaTAACCAAACGCCAcacaagttggcataattgatggtatttgaatgacaattgacctaaaacacgAGGACAATACTGAGGACGAATACTCTGTAACACGCGTGCTTCGCTGCTCTCGTTATTGAGGCGACCGCGGCACCACGTAATCGGTACTAATCCGCTAGATGGTAACATGGTCGAATCTAGGAGAAATGGCAccctccattgaagtacctcggtgctactttgaaattaaattacaaaataatgggATTACGTACAGAGTTGAGCAATGGctcattttttagcttattaaaagttctgtttgacgaaatttaatggctattaaccataagttcccctttaattcatcttttctttttaccACATAATACCGAACTGCGTTGCCTCTTTTGGTTGATTCAGCAATGAATTATGAATGACTGTCTATTCCGCGTTAGTCAGATGACGATTGGATCATCATAACATTTTAACATTATACTCCCTTCCATTATCCCGAGCTAATGATGACCTTGACGAAGGGCTGACGtgaaacaagaaaggaaataattaATTCTAGGTTCTGTATGAAATATGTATCAAATACCCTTTTTCATATTTATGACAAAGTATTTTTCTAAAAAGTCTGTTTCCGTAGGGGGATgatgtcgtcagtgcacctcgtacaatgcaccgtaggcattatttGAGGTTTTGTGCAACGTCCCTTCAGCCCCGAGCTGCAAGCCTTTGATTCTTTTCACTGCACCATCttacttccaccctcttctaacaatttaataatagtGCAGCTGCAAGGTTTTCTTCTCATTACACTTTTCCCACCTTTTtaatgtcagtttccgtttcagtgccgaatgacctcataggtcccagtgcatggtCTTTGATCTAAATCCCGCCCCCCCTGGATGTgtaccaccttgacgtggtgagggggctcttaaaccccaggaatttgttaCCGGGTTTGAATCCAAGAGTTCCATTCGTCATTATATAATTGTTTGGATTAATTTTGGGAAATTTGCTACATTTGCAAAAATGTATTGGACCTGATGAATAGGAAAAGGTATCATAGCTGAgactgggtttatatccgaagctaaatagttgGAGTTGTGGTAGGACCatcaactacccgataatgttcagacctgagagatatcagattgatagATCAATGtcggaactattcttcagggctggaccacggattccagggtgTCTGGctctggggataggactctccTCGGCATTttatccggtttgcccataacatgattcgggtggggatgattgtattcttgtaatgctctcagtcctatcaagtgggtttggcatacacttgggccactctaatcaagTTGTGCCATCTCCTATGGTGGAGGGTAGTGATGCGGACATTTTGAAGTCAGTTCTCACTCCTGCCATCGGTGGAtgctggataaaagacaaaaactgaaaaagtacGAGAATGAATAggagtgaagaaaaaatatttgtcatGCGATTAGAATATTGCAGTGATTAACTCCACTCTGAAACGTGAAGACTGGGCAACTGCGATTCATCTCAGCGTAGACATGAATCTCTATTTTGTGACGAGGAAGCGTCTGGAGGCGACAGTTTCATTTACCCGAAATGAATGATGTCTCACGAAGGGACAATTTCAAAACTAGCCGTAGGTGGCGTCGAGAATGAAGTTTTGAATAGTCACTTCAAGTTGCCTGGGGTCTGTCGGTGAAATTTGCAAGCGTTATCCTCTGTTTTGcccttttattcatttgtttagctAGTTTTGACTGAGTGGTCAATTTTCTGTCCATGTTCTAGtgcagtgtttcccaaccttttccAACCCTAGCACCCCCTGTTGTCATGTCTAAGCAGTCCAGCACCCCctaattatcttaattattaatatcttattactaGGTAACTAGAAGGATAAAGGAATGTGAAGTGTACTGCTtgatcaattttattttgttcattccttaaaactaacacaaaataccaatattgtttataaaagaaataaaaaaaatgagaaaaaatgaaattgcatgGATTTAAATATGTACAACTGGGTAATCAATCATACTGTACATACATCAATGTGATTTTTGCTGTTGCTTATATGCAACTAGTTTCTCAATTCGAGGCTTTGTGTTGGCCAGAGCCATCCTCATATCATGAAGCAATACAATTTGAAGTCGGTTCCGGGCAGTTGTTTTGATTTGGAGCATGGTGGAGAAAGCCTTTTCACAGAGGTAGGTAGTTGGAAATGGGATGATCATTTCCAGCGCTGCCTTTGCTAATCCAGGGTATGCTACCAACTGATCACACCAGAAACCTGACAGCGGTAGTGTGCGAAATTTTGTTTGACAACCCTGGTTCACCTGCAGATCAATAAGCTCCTCCTTtaggttatcatcatcatctatatcTGCCAAGAAGGGCTGCTGTATCCATTCTGGAAATGAATGATCCATGGGAAAGTATTGTGCCATAGTGGTCTCCAGGAGTGAGAGGTGAGCAACAATATTTTCTACAAGCATTGGCTGGATTGCCTTGTCTCCATGTTTTTCATCCAGGATAGGAAAGCTTCCCACATTTCCTCCCTGGATTCGACGCTTCcacagtgatattttcttcttgagggcTTCTACCTTCTCTGCACAATCAATATTATTAGCAAACATGCCTTGCATGGACAAGTTGAGATCATTCAGATGACCGAAAATGTCTGCCAGGTAGGAGAGGGAGGGAATGAAAATTTCGTCCTCAAAATTTTCAGCAAAATCACTCTGATACTCTCGGAGAAATATTGCAATCTCATCAGCGAGCTCTGCAATACGTGTCAACATTTTTCCACGGGAGAGCCATCGCACTTCAGTGTGGAAGAGAAGCACCTGATGTTCACTTTCCATCTCCTCACAAAATAACTTGAACACTGTGGTTTAAAGCACGTCCCCGGATGTAATTGACAACTTTAACACAGACGGACagaacttctttcaaatgagatGGCAATGTCTTTACCGCCAAAGCATGGCGATGGAGTACACAGTGCTTCATAATAATATCTGGTACCCTCTCCTTCACTAGAGCAGCAAATCCAGACTTATTCCCCAGCATGGCTGGGGCACCATCTGTGCAGACTGATCCTACCTTCTCCCACTTGATCTGATGCTAAACTAGTGAAAGGAGATCTGATTACtctattttaaggtatttttacctTACGTTGAAACCCTGCATGTGGTGTGTTATGTTCCAAATGTCTGTATACATTGAAAACTTGTAAAGAGTAAACGTGTGTGTGTACCCTACATACTGATGGCTAacttcgtttattattattattattattattattattattacaattcttgCACACTTATACTTCTTACTTTTGACCAGAAACTATCACGGAAAAGGTCGTCATATAACTGGTCAAGCCTTGCTAGGAAGTGATATTTTACCGTCATGTGTGTATCACTTCCCAGCACCCCCAATAATTGATTTCAGCACCCCCAGGGGGTGCTAGCACCCCAGGTTGGGAAACGTTGTTCTAGTGGCTTACTCGTTCTCTAATCTAGGCAATAGGTCTCGTTAGTCAGCTAGatcagttttaatttatattcatCAGTAATGTAATGCCCCTCTGCTCTGTTTCTCATTATAAACGTTTTCCAGTTCTATTTGTATTGTCTTTGCGaaagagaataattttattttctgtccAGAGAACAGTGTGTCTGTCTCACTCAGTCATTTAAACTTTCTATTAATTTATGAAATGTTAATTTGTGAAGGAATTTGACATCGTTGTTTAATGTTATGGTCACATATTCGGTGACAAAATGGTTTTCCCTCTGGCACATCCAGAAACTGCTGCACAATAAATGGCAACTTGGAATTTTGGCAAAATAGTTATTCTCTCCACatgtaataagaactaaaaatTAGATGGAGATAAGATTAACTTGAACTGGATGTCATTTCTTTCCCTCACTACTTTGCCAAGAGAAGAGCGTAATGATTTTTAGatttctactttatttcttttactaGAGACTAGAGATTACTATTAATAGTAAAATTGAAAGACAGtattttgtaagtttatatatTATTGGAGGCTTTCTTACTGATTCATGTGATCCGCGAGTTCGGGATTATGGAAAAACAGGTCAAAAATACCCCCCAAAGTTTTTTGACACAATCAAGtttttaatgctgtatgaaactcttagccacggctaactttaatctaaaataaaatgaaaaaaaaactactgatgctagagggctgcagttttgtatttttgatgattggagagtggatgatcatcatactaATTTTCATCCTTCTAGCTTAAGTagttttgtaagatctgagggcggacaggaaaatgcggacggacaggcaaagccatctcagtagtttccttttacaggaaACTGCTCTCTtctgacaaaattattattaattaaaatctgTTTAAGGAAAGCTAAATCTGATGACATCGTTGGGGTTCAGGTTTGTGAGTCGTCAGTGGCAGTTTGAGGGAGAGGGAAGGAATGAAATGGCGGCTTCACGGGGTGGGAAGGTCTCCTCCTCATCCGTTGCCGGAATGTGGCGCCTCAGAAGTTTAGCGATTCTGGTTCCAATCATTTATTTGGATCTGTTGATCTGCCAGCTTTCGATTCCCATCATCTCTAAAGGCATAATCCTTTCCTTCACGACTTTCATCTAAGAAAAGATCATCCAAGAAAGGAGGAAAGTGATGCAAGAATCATAGACAGAAAGAACATACGCCAGAGATAGTAAGAAAGGAATTAGTTATACAGGCAGGAGTTTCGGAAGGTCATTTCACCCGAAATGTGATTTTTCATATCGTTTCTATCAGGGCGAACTTCTATAAGAGTTTCTAGACTTAATGTATGATTCGAAACTTTTCCTGCGTCGTCTGTCGACATAACCAAAGATCGACAATTTGattcagcaaaataaataaataaataaataaataaaatgaaaaagcttctCTGAGGATTCAATAGCTTCCTCTTGGAAGTGAGTTCTCTTAGAAAATTACCTGGAAGTTTCTTGTCCTGATTTATTTCTGTCAAATTGAGAAGTCTAATGTTTATGCTAATTTCACAGgaattagcataaacattaatgagCATGTGCCTATGAGCCTGTACAGTAAAATGTTTGGTGTGCAGTAAGACTTCGCTGGCAGAAAATATGGTACAGTGATGAGATGAAATGTGTTATAACGCAGGTTCATATAGGATACGTCTATACggacttaataaaaatagatattttcccACGAACGCTGatgaaatgtagaaaaaaatcCGTATAATATGAAAATGGTTCATGGATATGTTATAACAGAAACACGATGTAgactttacattttctttcttttccgttGAATCAGTGATGGCAGTTAGTGACGTAGGATTAATGAAGGAATGAATACAACAGTCTCTCATAACACTTGTTTCACTTCCTCATAACATCATAATTCTCTTCTAGTTTAAATGGAAAACCTAAGATTATGCCTGTGATTTTAAACACCGTTTGATATTGATGAAATAATATTACATGACCATGGTATTCTGTCATCAGTGAAGAGGCATtgagaaaaatgaacaaataaataattcgagagtaatgatttatattttgtttagaaaaaaaaaattaataccacATCGTTATTAGGGTTTTTggcgggaggggggaggggcgggtgCTTGGTACAATACAGGCTACACTTCAAGATTTCCCATATTTTTCTAGTTCATTGCGTCCCGGTCGGTTACATCGTTTTTGACACTCTTAATTTATGTCTGTCTGTGCGCTTGTAAATATAAACTATGCCAGTCTGCATTCTTTCCATGGATTtccaaaagtatatttatgataAAGTTGGCTTAGACACACAAATCGATGTAATACTCATTTTGTGCGGCGGAAATTCAATTATAAGAAACTGACAGAAAGGCTTCCAGTCTAGAGAGGAAGAGTCAAGAGTTTTAAtcattatctataattatagttTTCTTTCTTTGGGTAACATAACGAAGTCTCACGAATCTGAAAGATTCAACtggaacaaaatagaaaaaaataaaaagcaattatgCTGTAGTTTGCACTTGTTAGTCTGTCAGTCTGTTTGTCAGTATGTCTGACGGCTCTTCCAAGCCAGCAGGAACGCACAAATTTCAGTGCACAACTTCCCACGGGGCTTGTGACTCTCCGTCAAAAAAGGCAAAAGGTCAGAGTGAGAAAAGGCTTCTGGCTTCTCCTTTCATGCCGAGGTGATTTTGAACTCAATGCTTCCAGGCAGGGCTCGGAGCTTTTAACTTTCATTGCAATTAGCCTAAAACGCCCTTTGCCTAGTTTCTTGGTGGCAGgtgataaagtaatatatatgtattatattttatgtatatacatgtatgcatattatatattatatatatatatatatatatatatatatatatatatatatatatatatatatatatatatgttttagtcttttcgcttttgcgaaagactgtttgtttttccttacgactgtcattcgtaagtatttctggttccttctttctcctatgtgatatcttagtagagtggttcttcttaaattaaaggagatgattcaaacggataagttgaaaaatgtacaacaactttattctgtaactccataacaagagagacagttcggtcgtgagaccgttacgtttgatcgataggaatgaactgccatattagagcatcacgttgatagcgaaacattagctatctcagcgattcacataaaaacatacgtagtccggcggctcggaagttacaagtttccggcgtaggttaacaggtcaaaccgctttcccatggaaggtgtgttGAAAAGGTAGACAGtatacaacatgatgacatatcaaacaaacctataccaggctactgcagacatcgcatagcgtaatctagatctgccttggtcacgtaggaccctcctaatgccaatgacctcaggtcatgggtttttattacagattatgtaattctaaaatgtatttattaaattaggctcggacagctaccattcaagccttgaataacaaaagttactttaaacatggtttcttaggagcgtgctcgtaacatatgtttaggtataaacataacaagtgattaaatgcataaaaaggttctgttacatacccttttggacatattcataaacaagataatgcatggaaaatctagatccatgtttggtaataataatgattaggtacccaaaaataatcaaaaggtaaaaaatcaaaagattaacatgtatacatgatttttatgataataggtaacctgattaagaatagtggttactgatagatttatggtaataggtaacctgatgaAGAATAGCTGGTTACTGATAGATTTtacaacatgatcatggataattgttgaAAGGTACTTGTCACCCTCTTTGTTAATAAAGgttaaatataatggtacaattgtataatagtataattgtataatagtataattgtataatagtataattgtgcacagattaatatatagggctggtatattttattaggtgcccgaaaaatacctttaggagtatattaatgtatatatattgggctcTAATATTTATTAGGtggcccgggagatactttaactgttccaaaatgcaaaggcgtgagtctttcttgtcctacattttgccagcatacagaccgcttttcacacacaacacaattccagacaattttcctaggcacaaaatgaaatggccagtttcaagcggccctaaactcaaacgccTTGAgtgtaacgggtacgtcatctggacgggacaatacgtttccttggagatccttctgtgtacgcctcagcctacgccaagcaaagatgttgacagcgataaccaatatggccgtcacgctgaacaaggccagcagaacgtagtaacgaagattttctccacctgcataagtcggtgacgcgtggttcatctcagccagtgttgcgtcaaacgatgattCCAcgcgcgcgttgtatgggagaggtagttatgggataattgtagacgcccaaagtatagttcgcaaaatacgccttctcacgtattatcgtgttgacaccctctgacggtgtagtttgtagatgtccccgtacaaccatcagctgcttacaaaagattggggaatgggcggtggtcccgtcctggcatacgacgtggaaaccgtttttgtcgtatcggatccaggagccattattcattctgtaattgaatttattactgtaaaaaggataaagtttcctCAGACAACCCTCGCGTGTATGAGAGATAGAgctgtttagcactatgcctaactcacatgaatccgttgttataggatagaattcaaaagagtcagctgtacaaattttattattcatggcttctgaacagtgaggttgagtttatctaagtcctttaatgactgtaaatgattcctatcagaagaaatagaaacatgccccgtcaaattggatatttactggacttgagttattcgtcatgaaagtaggaaacggtgctattttgtatgattgccaagcatcggaagaatcaaaaaggtatggtgatcataatcctataattttcaacgctgactgatattaggctataatagaactctactttatgggcgtctaataaaggaatataacctagtttctcccgtccgttctccaaagttaacgtcagatctttaataggcatgaggtgtggagataacacaccctttgtcgttaacgtaatagcttctacatagtcttttgatttctcaataaaatgtgatattttgacacggatatgatctattttcgaactatagtaagctaacgtagcagcaaatgttgaacttccataatctgatcgatatttatttgaatgttcgtttaccaaactcattatttgattgattgaggataaatGGAACTGGCTGCgaaagttcagacaaagctaattcggtttttgtgttgcaaaaactcaattcttttattttgattatttatcttaaggcgatttgaaattcctaagcctagattcgcaacagatcccaagatgtttagttcagccagaataagcgggttgcggccttcgagattattgtgccgcacagaccacatcagcaagtcacgagcaagttcctctgcctcagtggttttattttgtatgtcataagacaacatttccgcgatgcttagggtttgagctagcgaaatccctgagttagcatgaaaattacgttggtgcatttccttaagcgaaatggcaaacctcatcaggtcattctttaagttaaaatatggcctgcatatccacttctatgactatattactcgacaccataaaaatgtcttctgttctctcgataatcgagccatgattaaattctatttctttcgtcttagcactctttccatacaacaaagatgtctgaacacacaatatcacacctaacaataacagattcatttttgaaaacctgcaatgagtaaaatatatgtaataactcgtgtaaaagaataggtttacatacaaatatgatatatatatatatatatatatatatatatatagtatatatatatatattatatatatatatatatatatatatatatatatatatatatatatatatgtatataaattattatacaagtttcataaatacaaccaatttttccctcactccatctacctttctttagattctgatatgtgccaatggaactattctcatatcagtggggtTGGATACATTTTtgaccctaaatctattggccgttaatgtttctaaaatgttaaacgggcaaATTCAAACTTatgtgtcagtttataatttaaacctttacgtacgtatacttgtatgtatacctgatcgcccacggcatatttGCTatttggcttagctattttatcatgatttcttttcattataatttgtgc
Encoded proteins:
- the LOC135222550 gene encoding protein FAM200C-like, with product MESEHQVLLFHTEVRWLSRGKMLTRIAELADEIAIFLREYQSDFAENFEDEIFIPSLSYLADIFGHLNDLNLSMQGMFANNIDCAEKVEALKKKISLWKRRIQGGNVGSFPILDEKHGDKAIQPMLVENIVAHLSLLETTMAQYFPMDHSFPEWIQQPFLADIDDDDNLKEELIDLQVNQGCQTKFRTLPLSGFWCDQLVAYPGLAKAALEMIIPFPTTYLCEKAFSTMLQIKTTARNRLQIVLLHDMRMALANTKPRIEKLVAYKQQQKSH